The following DNA comes from Anopheles coustani chromosome 2, idAnoCousDA_361_x.2, whole genome shotgun sequence.
GACCTACTACCAATAGAAATAACGCTGGGAGGAAAATGCCGCGGGAGGGCGGGGGCAAAAGGGAATGGCGGAAAAGGAGAATGGTGGACAAAAGGGATATGGCACGAttaagctgttttttttttataaaacaaaaaccatcgaaGAGCATCATCATCAGGCTCCAAATATCGTTGCGGTTCCACGAACCGGCTCTTATAACCTTCcataaataatttatcgaTATATACAGAAACATATACACAGTACATGGTCGCTTCTAAATGCGTCCCCGAACATCGCTCGACTAGACGAGCGCGGCGCAAAATGGCCTTCAATAATTCCATCAATAGTAGACCGCTTGGAGCCCTTCTCAACAGGTCTCGTTTGGTGAACCGGTTCATCAATCGGCTAAAATTCGTTCCCATCGTTAGCCTACTTTTCGATCGCAGCGTCGTATTAGTATTTTTGTGCTGACGGCAGTGACTACTGTTATTGTAGTGGCAGTGTTGCTAGGCGTTCGATAATCTGCACTGCATACTATTGCAGTTTGAACTGTCGGTTGGCAGTGTTGCGCTGATTCGTGTAGTCGTCCATCGTCGGAGGGAACGGGGATCGATTGTTGGACGCTCTCGAGGGTGGCCGTGAGCCTCTTGGTGATTCTGGGCCGGTTGCCTCCGATTCCCTTACTTCTGCTAGCCGAGGAACATTCTTGTTGCTGAAGACTCGCGGGCAACGCGGAGACCAGTGACCGTTGGGTGTGGTGGCAGCGATTGAGCGGGGCGTATCTTTGCGCCCCAATGACGGCAGCTGATGCTCGGGCACGGTACGAAACACCTTCACCATACCACTGTCGGAACCAGTGTCCGAGTAGCAGCCATTCGGCAGCTGCTGACCTGTTGCCTCGTTACACCACGTATCGTAGTAGTCTGCGTACGAGCTTGGGTACTCACTCTTGAATTCTTGCGGTGTCAGGGCCGGTGTGGAGTCAACCGTTGCTAGATTATCCTCTGTCGAGCTGagtgtaccgttggactcgagATCCTCCTGCAGGATCTTCAGAGCGGCGGCATGCAGCTTCTCCAGTGGCAGATTCCGGAACAGACGGCCCTTCTTTTTCATCAGCAGACTTTGTACAAGCTCTTCGGCGAGCTTCTCATTCTGCAGAGTTCCTGATACAGGAGACGCCGACGAACCAGACGACGATAGACTATCGTTGCCAGAGGACGACTGCTGGCAGATGGGAAGAGTTAGACGATCGCGCCGTCCCTCGGCTGACTCATCGCCTTGTGTTGCCATGCTAGGCATGTTTGCGCGAACCACCGCGGTCTGGGGAGACGGTGATATCTCCTCCGACTCAGGCTTTCTACTTCTAGGATGTTGCTGGTGCTTTTTCTCTTGTTTCTCTTGCTTACACACTTCGTTACTTATATCTTCACTAGCTTCCTCGTCCTCACTATCACCGTTGTTACTTTCGTCCTGCAAAAGCTTAAATAACCTGGAATGTGTGGCCGCACGTTGATACCGTGTCATCTTTCGCATCTCCGGGAAACACTCGGAGTCTGTTTCCACCTCCGAGATGTGCTTGCTCATGTCCGACGTGACACCGGAGTCATCCTCCGCTTCGGACTCATCGCACGACATCTTCTGGCGCGAGAGTGGCCTCAGTCTGTTGTTCTGACTCGGTGAGCGCATCGTTCCTCCATTCACCTGTAGAGTTTCTCCACCGCAGGGACTCGGCACGTTGCGTTGCGTTTCAAACAGCGATATCCGCTCCTTCACCGACAGCTTCTTATCCTTGTCTAGTTTTTCATTAACACCGACACCAGGCGTCAGTTCGTTGCCGTTGCTCTCGGACATTGGCGGCACGACCTCCTTGCGGATGCCCGAGGTTTCCTTTACAGTATCACCGGGGTCTTGCTCAACTTCGGACTCTTCCTTCGACGTGTTGGACGTTTCGTACTCTTCACTGTTATCCTCGCTATCTGACTGTTCTTCCAGCTCTTCCTCGCTGTGGTCCTCAGTCTTTCGATCGCCCTGCGATCCATCCAGCGCCATTcgtggtttgttgttgttctcatCCTTCGCAGCCAATGTACCCTTACCGTTCCTTGCCTCGTAAAGATCCTTCACCAGACGTTCGTTTTCCTTCTGCCAGTACTCAAGAGAGTCCCGCTTCGCTTCGTCTTCGCCGTTTGCCAACGCATGCGGCACACCAGCCGGCTGTAGTTTGTCCAGTTTCCACATATCCGATGCCTCCGTGGGACCATTTTCCGCGCTCCAGAAGTCGGTCGTTGCCGTCGTAGTCGCTTCCTCGTCGTCCTGACTCCACACACTCTGTCGATCAACACTAAATTCCCGGCTGCTCCACATGTCACGCGAAAACGAACGCATCGGCCGCTGGTAGTCCTCCTCCTCATCACCAATTTGACTCCAGAAATCGACCTCCTCTTCTTCGTCCTCCGGTTTACCGTCATCATTGTTTCCACCTTCAGTTTGTGGCTCATCGGCGGGTGTCGACTCTTTAGGGATTTCGGACGTACTGCTGCCACTCTTGGACTTGAGGGGCAACGACACTGACACCGACACCTCCGACGTTTCCTCGTAGTCAATCTTGAACGGCGTTTTCACGGGATCGTTTCGTTTCACTCCCTGTGCTCGATCGACACCACGATCCTCCACTTTTGCCTTGCTTGTAAGTGAAGGAATTGTGATCGTCACCGTGACGTCGGTGTCTGTTTCATGCTCCTTTGTTCCCACAGCAGCCTTGGGAACCTCGGCAGTACTATCCTCCTCGTCCGTTGCCGCGTCTGTTTCACTCTCCGAGGCATCGTCCTCTTCCGTGTCACTTTCATCGCCACTGTCCACTTCGGTCGCGTTGTTCGGAAAACACTTCGTCGTACCGGACAGCGTCTCACTCGAACCGGTAATTTCACTTTCCCCTACGACTAGCGTCGCAATGTCCTCGTTGTTCGGGGATTTACTAAATGACAACTTCAACGGCAAACGTACCGAAACGAGTGACCTCTCCATATCCGCCTCCTCTAGGCGATCGATATCGTCGTCCGTCCGATTGCCACTCGGTTTACCCTCAgtgtcctcgtcctcgtccagATCGTTCGCCAGCGTAGAAGAGCAGTCGCTCAGCGTAGAGCTGTTGCTACAGACACTGGCCCGCCGGCTTGCCACCGTGGATTGGTAGACGCTTTCCTCCTCGAAGATCACACTCAGCTGGTGCGGTAAATGTTCTTCGGCCGGAACTGGACCATCGCATCCTCCGTATCCTACCGTTTCATCGTCCTCGCTCTCTACCTCCTCTTCTTCGCCGTCGtcatcctcctcgtcctcttcttcttcaccgtcatcttcttcttcctcttcctcttgCTTGTCTTTGCTCACCGGACGCTGTTCGTCCTTGGCCGCGAGTTTCTTCTGGGAAGGAGAAGTGCTCTCGATGCGAGTGACACCATTGGCAAACTCTGCAACCGAGCCTTTCTTGCGTCTCGCCGGTACACTGCCCTCATCCTCTGAGTCTGAAGCCTCAGACTGAGACGAAGGCACCGAGGAGGTACTCTCCTCGTACGTACGATAGCGCTCGTTAAGCGGACTGCACGGCGAACACCGCACCGAGGACGGAGACGACTTCGCCTCGGCTTCGCATGGTGACGATCCGCCGTGGTTGAAGTTGCTCAACCGTTCCGACAGCCGCTTCAGGCTAGACTGCGACCGAGTCAGCGGGTGCGGATGGTGACGCTGCTGATGACCCTCGTTGACGAACTCACCGATCACATCGTGCAGCTCACCGAGTTGCTCGCGacggtgttgctgctgcagctcgCTATCGGAGCAGGAGTCGCCAGTGTCGGCCGGTGTCGGCGTGACCACTATGCGTGGCGGTGGCGTCCTGATCACGTATGTGTGAATTGCCTCGCCTGGCAGCGACTCGCAGTACGCGGTCTGCGGCTGGCTAAGCTGATAGTACGGCGGAGGAGTGCATGGTGTGCACGGTTCCGGTGCGTAGTAGAAATGGTGCGGTGACATGTACCCACCGTAAAACCCGCCGGCCCGATCGTAATGGCCGGGTGGAGGCGGCGGTGGAGGATAGTAATAACCCGGTgcatggggtggtggtggtggtggcggtgggggATAGTACTGAGGGTTAGTGGATGGATCGTAGTAGTGCCAATTGGGGTTGCAGCAATAGTATGGCTGCGGATGGGGATAGGGATATGGGGAGTATCGAATGTCTGTGCCGCTGCAATGGGGCAGCTTCACACTAGAACCTCCCTCAGAATCTGAGGAATTTGGATCAACTGGAAAGGGAAGGGTAGAGCGGcagaaatgaaagaaagagaaagagagaagagagagagaaagaagaagaagacagaACATTATGATGAATGAGTAATGGATGCACTGAGCGTTCGATTTTGCTCTCAGTTTCATCACCAGGTACGTGACGTTCACTGGTTCAGGTTTTCCAATTGTGAGGAAGTAATCTACACATCATTTGTTTATGCCCATCTCGTATCTGCTGTCAacatataaataataaataataaaaagttataaaatatGTATTGTTGCCTTTATGTCTGGAACTAAAATGTTTGGCGTACAATAATTCGAACTTGAATACAATTACTTAAGTCGATAACATTACTCAAATAATGTAGAACTGGTTTGaagaacaaaatattttaaaaaaaattcttccATTTAATTATCGAACCGAAACTTGCATTCTTTCAAGCATATCGTATAATATCTAgctataatttaaaattcaaccaTAGAGttggtgttgaaaaaaaattacctaatttttcaaaaagtatGTACGAGTATGACTTGACAAGTGCAATCCGCTTAGTAGTCAGTACCTTctaaattcatttttaaactttcatATACTCTGTTGCATCATGAATAAAGGCGCAAATTCTTAATTAAGCATGATCTACACATACTGAGTACAGTTAACTTGGTAATTCTTtggaataattgaaaattaaataaaaacttatgAAAGTTATACTGAGCTAAATTacgattaaataaaattttctgcagAAATGGGCGCGGAATTCAACATTCTTCAAGTACAACATTCTTAAAACGTTTAGTTCAAATTTAGATTATGTTCTGAATACGTTTAGTTCAAATATTTCCGAAACAAACATAACCGCTATGTGTTAAAGCTTTTCTGAAGTAGAATTGTCGGAACAGAAGAATGTGACAATCTTTGCAAGCAAATGTGGTAGATTACTTCCAGCAAAACGGCGGATGCGTGGTTACTGAAACtgaaaaaacaataatgaGGCAAATATCAACCAGGAAAGCAGAGCTCTTGTGTCCTCCATGGTTTGAACAATGCAACGGTGGCTCATGTTGAGTCAgttggttttcttcctttgtttTCATGGTCTATTTCCAACAAACCAGATGCTTTCAACCACAGGAATTGGATAAATTATCGTCACTACTTTCAACACAAGCCTAAAATGCTAAATTGATCAATCATTTTGTTTCGTAGGCAGTTTTCGTTTGGGAGTGGAGGGAAAAATTTAGAAGAAGATTGTTCTCTTTTCTCCTGGTCCATAAGAAACACGCCAGATGAACAGCTGACGTGTGTCGATACCGCATTTTTACAGTGTGAGTAATGTTTTGAgagaggggttttttttttggagggATGAATTGTTGCAGTGTGATGATCAAAAAACACCAAATAGAATATCACAAGATCGTAAATTAAATTCCACACCAAGTTAGAGGTTTAAAGATATGTTGAggtaaaaaagtaatttcaattgaaaaggCTTATGAAAGGTATCGATGCGGACAAGGATCGCCTTTGATGGAGCGAGGGATAATTCTTCGAAGAACAGTAGCTTGTGTTGTGTTGGCGTGCCTTGTGGGGACCAAAACATGTTAAATTCCCCCAAAGTATGGCGCACACCTGACACAATAACTTAAAGCTACATCATTTGAAAGATCCGCAATGGACGAGCTAGTCCATCGCATATAGTCGTACATTCGGACGACCACGGAACCGAGGATCGAGGGGGGAGAATCTTTGAACACCATTCAGGGAACGGTATCCACTTACCTGGTGCATCCGATCCGGTCATGGCCTGCAGCATACGGAAAGATCGGCTCGGTATGGAACCGCCGGTGTACTTCTTTGGTTCTTCCACTTTCTGCTCGCTCGGTGGCACATACTGCGCTGGGGGTTCCCCATCTGCTCGggtttgaaaatgatttagtCAGTCAAAGGGTTCGATAATGGTCGCTCCGGTTCGATTTCATACCTGTTTCATTATTGTTTCCTCTATTGAACATCTGTTGAGTACGGTTTCCAGAGCCTGTAGCAAATGAGgtaaaaaatgtattaaacaTCTAAGAATATACTCAACTAGATTAAGCGCCTTATCTAAACGATATCAACAAATTAAACCATAACAATGAATAACAATTACAAGATAGCCAACAATTTTGTTATATGTACAACGCAGATGGCAAAAAACAATTACACAAATATACACAACCTTCTTACATACCATTTgcataacaaataaaatggaagcaaCAAAATAGTAACAAAACTCTCATTTAAATATCGATGAAAGAGactaataaattataaataattttatacaTATGTACAGAACTACCATAACATTAAAGAGATAAAACACATAATAAAACCAAATATGCAactcaaacaataaaacaaataaaataaaaaatcatcatgctaGCTAATGTAGCACTGATCAGAACCAGAgccaaaatgataaaatatacgCAATAAAGCAATAACATCAATCGACCATAAGATGCGTATAgccaaaggaagaaaacgacTCTCATCCGTACCGGTATTGGTTTGGTTCGCAGCTTGACCACTGTCGGTCATGTTCTGCAGGTACCTGAACGCTTTGGACGGTATGGCGGCACCACGATAGCGAGGATCTTCTTCGTTATGGAGATATACTTCTCCGTCGACTAGAGCGTACAACAGCGGTGCACAAAACACGAGACCGGTACACAGAGACATAAATGATAGATACACGAGATGTGTTACATATTGGCACTGTTAGTTAGGAGGATCAAACAGTAACACATGTCGGGATACGTACCTTGGGTTTTTACTCTATTCATCAGGGCCTTATCTTCGTTGCTGAGCTGCAATCGACGCATCTGCCCGTCGGCCGACTCCGGCTGATGAGTCATCTGAGCCCCATTGCGTCCAAGTTGCTGGCCATCAGCCTGGTCGTGTCCGGCGACCTCACTGTTCGATTCCTTCGCACCCTTGCCGGTCTCGGACTCATCCAGGGTGTCCGTGATCTGTTGCAGCACCCGGAACGAGCGGGACTGGTTCGGTGCGTTATTGCCGTTCCAGGCCTGCGTATTGTTCGACGATCTCGGATCGCTGGAGTAAACGAGAAAAATAGTACATTGATAAAATACTCTGGTATTCTAAATTATTGTCACATAAACAGGACGTAAACAGGAGGAACATGTAAACACGACTCAAACATTTAACATCAAATATGGCGAACGAAGGCATAATAGTTTAAAAAGACACCAAATCTAACGAATGAAATAGACAAACGCTCTCGACTTAGTAAAAACGTATGTCATATAATTAGTACAATGTGACTtcgtaaattgaaaaaagttcCCGCAAAAAGATGGGAATATATTGAAAGTTTGGAGCCGGTTTAACAGACTGACTGCCAATGACTAACATAGTGGGTGACAGAAAATTCTGACCTTGGCACGAAACTCATATAGTAACTGCACTAATAGTAGTGCGCTGTAGTAGTTGTAAAAAAGGATTCCTTAGGGAAGATAAGCATATTTGttattggtttaaaaacaacttAGCTTAATAAATAATTAGTTTTTTATATAACtacagtttttatgttgcattttcattaatttattgaccaaaaactttttagaactaatgactgctggctatcaaaaatgatagccataaCAGTAAACGTgttaattgattgaaaaatgattgtactaaaaacaaTGACTAAAACAGCTTAGCAGTCGTAAAAATATCTGTGTCAGATGAGTGTAATACTTCAAGttgatttccttttctttcgcgTCACAAATTGCGACACAGTTTGTCTATTCTGACGAATGAGCTgatgaaaacatttgattAGCTTTCGAAACACAATTGAGGACAAATTTAGTAATAGACACGGGCAGCGAGAGCGGGTTTTCTGCAactgttgtttatgtttggctGTTTGGGTAGTGAATGTTGTAAATTTACTGCTTCACAACATTTTAATCCAAGAACTTGGCGAAAACGAACGACAACTCAGGCAGTTGATTGTTGGGAACCATGCACGTCTTCAAAACAGTTCCAATCGCAAAATGGCGTCCCAGAATACATCCGGCCGCAAACAGCAATGAAATGGAACAGAAAACACTTATCAACAGTGCAGAAAATCATGTAACCAAAACGAAACTTCAACGGAAGAAAACAGGTAAACCAGAAAGCgaatgttgttgtttctgcTGGCCGAACAAGTCCTGAGAATGGGTTCGAATGTTTCGCATCAGTACCCTTCGCAAACGCTGTCCCACCAACACACTGAATGGCAGAGAGACACCTTCACGAGTGAAGATAGGGGGTAACGATATGGCAAAGTGATAGGATGATCTTTCGCGTGTTTCAACATGCAAACGCCGGTTGCGTGCGTGCTGGCGTTCAGTACCTGAGTCTATTTTTAAGAAAGCGAATCTTAGCCTCTAGCGGGATGTCGTGGATGATGTAGCTACGATCACCACTACGTCCGGCCGGTGCCCGAGGGTGGGGAGTTCGAGAGATTCGTTACGGTTGCAGGAGGGGGTGGGGCGATCGTGTAGGGATTTTATCAGGACGTTCGCGATCGCGCCGGGTTCAAGACATGAACCGGGTAGAACAAGGGATACAGAGTGGAGCGACCAGCGGTTTCATCGGTTTCGTGATGTTGCGGAAGAGAGAACGAGAAATAAGGAAATAAGTCGTCAGACTTCGGGGCAGCAAGCTTGCCGATGCGAGGGTACGGTGCTGCCTGCTGAGGGCGGCACTGACTGTGGGCTTACCTCTGAATGATAGCCGGCGTGTTGGACAGTGGTCCACGGGCCGTGTGCTCAGCGCCCTCTACCTTGATCGGCACGATGCGCACGTTGGTGGCGCTGTTTTGCTGCTGCAtgcgctgttgctgctgctgtgcggGCGGTGGAGGCTGCGGGTGCATGGGATGGTGGTGCAGGGGCGGCGTTTGCGGGGGCGCATAGTGCTGATGATGCTGGTACATCGGATGCGGCTGCGGCTGGGCGGTCGGGGTCGGCGGGTAGCTGATGTTGTTGTAGCCTTGGTTGACGAAATGGTTGGGATTGGTAAACATGGCGGTCGGTGTTGTAAATCCTGTGGACGAGTTTCGTGTTTTTTGGGggagacaaaaaaacacatagaCAGAAACGCAATGGTCAGTGAGCGAGTGAGGATGGCGCGGTGCGTTGCAGGTCGGTACCACTGTGCGGTGTAGCGAAGCCAATCGGCACGGGAGACTGTATGCTGCTGGCGCTGTTGGCGCTGGTCGGGCCGTACTGAGGGGCGGGACTGTAGTAGGGCGGCGGGGCGAAGCTTGGGGCCGTTGCAGGCGACTGAACGGGCGACTTCTCGATCTGTATCGGTATGATACGCTCCTGTGCGGgaaaagaattatttttcatcaacgATGTTCAGCTTTTCTAATCCTACTAACTGAAAGCATTCACTTAATTATTTCCTGTTTATAAAGGCGTTCTTAGCAATATTTCATGGTGTATAAGGGAACATACAATTccaacaaattattttaactaGTTGAATTAGAGTTGTTTTCCTAAGCAAAACTGTCAACTAATTAACATTGCCTCCTCATCTATTGTAATACCATTGTCTCAGACCTGTTTAGTTAGGAGTtatactactgtgtccaaaaagtaaagTGACTTTGGTACGCAAACTGTGCGCGTCCAAGGTATTggcggattgttatttttttattgttgaaatatgggtttttgacttcttcagcaaatttcatgtaaaaatattcatcaggataggagatatgattttttttttgattttttttgtggcctacTACACGTATGACCCTCGTTTTTCGTCCCTGGCCACATTTGGGGAGCaaagaatttgtttaaaattttgtatgcGTAACTAATTTTTAGCTGCGGATTGGTTGAAATAGCTTTTGGCGATGCagtaatgtcgaaaaaaaaatgtttgcgagGGGTTTAGTTAATTCCAAAATGGCCGCCATGGCTACAATGGCCAAAATGGCTTCATGGGACACATCATCCTCAACGATTCCTCATTCGACGAAGCTCACATTCAAAATTTTAAGGaatcaatgttaaataatTGTCGATTGATGATTAGAGACTTCACCGATGATATTGAAATATCGAAAGTATCAGTAAATACCATTTTAGAGGAGGTTTTGGGCCTGGAACTCGACTGGTACCAAAATCgttgattttaaaaaaaaaaaggcgttGCGTTGAAGTGGGTGAAACAGCGGTTTCCGACTAAATTGAGAAGACGAAGTGCATTATTACTGTAGACGAGACTTGTAACTATGCTTCAGActgtaaaacaatcaatcaatcgaataAATACCGTGCCAGGAATAAGCCAGGACCAAAAAACTAGCCAAACGAGGGCCATACGTGTAGTAGCGCACAAAATAAGTCGTATCTCCTAtccggatgaatatttttacatgaaacttACTGtagaaatcaaaaacacatatagaaacaatacaaaaataacaatccaccAATACCTTTGACGCCCCCAGTTCGAGcaccaaagtcaccttactttttggacgCAGTAGTACAATCGAGTAATTGGAGttcataaaattttaacaaagGCCTACTTCACTCAAAAATGTAGTCGTAGAGTTTGGAAaagagaaatttttaaataagtcCGGAGCATTTGGAATGACAAAACGCTAACTACTATCTTGTCGATAAGATTACTCCTTACTAGGAGATCGTTACGCTCTTGTTAGTACCCTGCCCGGAGACTTACCTTTTGTGATCCTGCCGCCGACTGGGGTGAGTATACAGGTTGTGCTTGTGCATATACCGATCCTTGCTGTGGATAGCCGCGGCTCACGGGCATCGTAACCGTGGACTGCACCAATCCTGCCGAAGGCTGGGCTGCCCTAGCCGCTTGCTGAAGCTGCTGGAcgtattgctgctgctgctgctgctgctgagcggATGGCGTAGTGGACTGTTGCGCCGAGCCGGACACATCGGCCGACGGTCTGACGCTGTTCTGTGTGAGCTGTTGTGACGACGGTGGAGACGGTCTAGCCGACACCGGGGACGGTGCTGTGACGATAGAATCAACGGATTTAGTGGCTTCACTTTCACTCTTGCCGCTGGCGACTGCGGCTCGCAGTGCTTGTGGTTCTTTGttcttgttgctgttgttgttgttattattgttgttgctggtgctggtgacTGTCTGCTGTTCTTTCTCCTGTGGTGGCGGTGTGCGCTCGGTCGAGCTCGTGGTCGCACCTGGCTGCGATTCCTGGTCGTCCCGGTGCACCCATTCGGGCTGCTCCTTGAGGCTATTGTGCCGGGACGACATCCATGGTGGACTCGCTTGGGTTAAGAGACTTTGCTTACTATTGGCAAACACCTCGTGTATCGGCGGTATATAGAGTGAACCGAGGGCCTGCGCAGCCGGTCGCTGTGTGCCGAGCGACGGTGGCGTTACGGTCGGCGCAGAACTGGTGACTGATGGTGGCGAAGATGAGGATGGCCCTGTCGATGAGGATGAGAGAGTTGGGGATGGGGACACCGTGGACTGTGAGGAGGACTGTGGCTCCCTCTTCTGTGCTGTGGCcgtcgtggtggtggttgacTGTGCAggtggtggaggcggtggaggtggttgTGCTGTACCGGGACCGGTTGTAGTGTTCTTGACGACTGCTGTCGGTTGTTCCCTACCGGTGTAGCTGTTAGTGCTGGTGATGGACACAGGTGAGAGCGATGGCTTGGGACGGACGGGTGGAGGTGACACTTTGGTGTTGGGCGTGAGGCTGGTGGATACTTTGGTTGGGGTGATCGGTGGTGGAAGGTTGGGCGGTACCGGGCTCTGCCCGTACACCGGCGGGGTTTTGATggaggacgacgacgccgaACCGTTCTCGCGCGGTTTAGTTAGATTGGATGGGCTTGGCGATCGTTTCTGTGGGTCACCGCGGACGGTGAACCCGTCTGTGCGATTTAATGTGTTTTTAGCAACTGCAAT
Coding sequences within:
- the LOC131264396 gene encoding uncharacterized protein LOC131264396; this encodes MMRRDKQPFTYTPGGIDLSQIKSPRMAKRISRNANSEGVTGQPKVSPLAQNNGPNHSSNGSSNGSHNPVSPAATLGAAAMGMPFQVFPTGPPAPPPPPPPTGRVVPGANGAGTSRPMPPPPPPPGPAEVRKSPRPQVFEAPPMGMRPEIKIPPNPMASLRKAPRPQPKNDFWIEEYRREKQQDSGPSIPRPVPPPSYSYTSRDLDDEVAKNTLNRTDGFTVRGDPQKRSPSPSNLTKPRENGSASSSSIKTPPVYGQSPVPPNLPPPITPTKVSTSLTPNTKVSPPPVRPKPSLSPVSITSTNSYTGREQPTAVVKNTTTGPGTAQPPPPPPPPAQSTTTTTATAQKREPQSSSQSTVSPSPTLSSSSTGPSSSSPPSVTSSAPTVTPPSLGTQRPAAQALGSLYIPPIHEVFANSKQSLLTQASPPWMSSRHNSLKEQPEWVHRDDQESQPGATTSSTERTPPPQEKEQQTVTSTSNNNNNNNNSNKNKEPQALRAAVASGKSESEATKSVDSIVTAPSPVSARPSPPSSQQLTQNSVRPSADVSGSAQQSTTPSAQQQQQQQQYVQQLQQAARAAQPSAGLVQSTVTMPVSRGYPQQGSVYAQAQPVYSPQSAAGSQKERIIPIQIEKSPVQSPATAPSFAPPPYYSPAPQYGPTSANSASSIQSPVPIGFATPHSGFTTPTAMFTNPNHFVNQGYNNISYPPTPTAQPQPHPMYQHHQHYAPPQTPPLHHHPMHPQPPPPAQQQQQRMQQQNSATNVRIVPIKVEGAEHTARGPLSNTPAIIQSGDRSYIIHDIPLEAKIRFLKNRLSDPRSSNNTQAWNGNNAPNQSRSFRVLQQITDTLDESETGKGAKESNSEVAGHDQADGQQLGRNGAQMTHQPESADGQMRRLQLSNEDKALMNRVKTQVDGEVYLHNEEDPRYRGAAIPSKAFRYLQNMTDSGQAANQTNTGSGNRTQQMFNRGNNNETDGEPPAQYVPPSEQKVEEPKKYTGGSIPSRSFRMLQAMTGSDAPVDPNSSDSEGGSSVKLPHCSGTDIRYSPYPYPHPQPYYCCNPNWHYYDPSTNPQYYPPPPPPPPPHAPGYYYPPPPPPPGHYDRAGGFYGGYMSPHHFYYAPEPCTPCTPPPYYQLSQPQTAYCESLPGEAIHTYVIRTPPPRIVVTPTPADTGDSCSDSELQQQHRREQLGELHDVIGEFVNEGHQQRHHPHPLTRSQSSLKRLSERLSNFNHGGSSPCEAEAKSSPSSVRCSPCSPLNERYRTYEESTSSVPSSQSEASDSEDEGSVPARRKKGSVAEFANGVTRIESTSPSQKKLAAKDEQRPVSKDKQEEEEEEDDGEEEEDEEDDDGEEEEVESEDDETVGYGGCDGPVPAEEHLPHQLSVIFEEESVYQSTVASRRASVCSNSSTLSDCSSTLANDLDEDEDTEGKPSGNRTDDDIDRLEEADMERSLVSVRLPLKLSFSKSPNNEDIATLVVGESEITGSSETLSGTTKCFPNNATEVDSGDESDTEEDDASESETDAATDEEDSTAEVPKAAVGTKEHETDTDVTVTITIPSLTSKAKVEDRGVDRAQGVKRNDPVKTPFKIDYEETSEVSVSVSLPLKSKSGSSTSEIPKESTPADEPQTEGGNNDDGKPEDEEEEVDFWSQIGDEEEDYQRPMRSFSRDMWSSREFSVDRQSVWSQDDEEATTTATTDFWSAENGPTEASDMWKLDKLQPAGVPHALANGEDEAKRDSLEYWQKENERLVKDLYEARNGKGTLAAKDENNNKPRMALDGSQGDRKTEDHSEEELEEQSDSEDNSEEYETSNTSKEESEVEQDPGDTVKETSGIRKEVVPPMSESNGNELTPGVGVNEKLDKDKKLSVKERISLFETQRNVPSPCGGETLQVNGGTMRSPSQNNRLRPLSRQKMSCDESEAEDDSGVTSDMSKHISEVETDSECFPEMRKMTRYQRAATHSRLFKLLQDESNNGDSEDEEASEDISNEVCKQEKQEKKHQQHPRSRKPESEEISPSPQTAVVRANMPSMATQGDESAEGRRDRLTLPICQQSSSGNDSLSSSGSSASPVSGTLQNEKLAEELVQSLLMKKKGRLFRNLPLEKLHAAALKILQEDLESNGTLSSTEDNLATVDSTPALTPQEFKSEYPSSYADYYDTWCNEATGQQLPNGCYSDTGSDSGMVKVFRTVPEHQLPSLGRKDTPRSIAATTPNGHWSPRCPRVFSNKNVPRLAEVRESEATGPESPRGSRPPSRASNNRSPFPPTMDDYTNQRNTANRQFKLQ